A window of the Comamonas sp. Y33R10-2 genome harbors these coding sequences:
- a CDS encoding ParD-like family protein has protein sequence MGIVKISDQLHDQIRVSSAALGRSINAQAEHWLRVGQLAEHHPQLNYEGICALLMQQAKRTLQLQPLAGDMQ, from the coding sequence ATGGGAATCGTTAAAATTTCAGACCAATTGCACGACCAGATTCGTGTCTCCAGCGCGGCTCTTGGCCGCTCCATCAATGCCCAAGCCGAACACTGGCTGCGCGTAGGCCAGCTGGCCGAGCATCACCCTCAGCTCAATTACGAAGGTATTTGCGCCCTACTGATGCAGCAAGCTAAACGCACGCTGCAACTGCAGCCGCTGGCAGGAGATATGCAATGA
- the map gene encoding type I methionyl aminopeptidase, with product MKRGKQKMVPIHDASDIFLSRKAGGLAAQVLAMLTPHVQPGVSTDDLDKICHDYIVDELKCTPTNIGYHGFPKTVCTSVNHVICHGIPDAKQILKEGDIVNVDVAVTTPEGWIGDTSRMYYVGQPSNLAKRLVNTTYEALVAGIHAVKPGATLGDVGHAIQTVAQRERFSIVREYCGHGIGKVYHDEPQVLHFGTPGQGLVLEPGMIFTIEPMLNAGKAATRELADGWTVITNDKSLSAQWEHMVVVTDTGFDLLTAWPEGTGSYPAI from the coding sequence ATGAAGCGCGGCAAACAAAAAATGGTGCCCATTCACGATGCATCGGATATTTTTCTCTCGCGCAAGGCCGGTGGCCTAGCCGCGCAGGTGCTGGCCATGCTCACGCCCCATGTGCAGCCCGGTGTCAGCACCGATGATTTGGACAAAATCTGCCACGACTACATCGTCGATGAGCTCAAGTGCACCCCCACCAATATCGGTTACCACGGCTTTCCCAAGACCGTGTGCACCTCCGTCAACCATGTGATTTGCCACGGCATCCCGGACGCCAAGCAAATCCTCAAGGAAGGCGACATTGTCAACGTGGATGTGGCCGTAACCACGCCTGAAGGCTGGATTGGCGACACCAGCCGCATGTACTACGTAGGCCAGCCCAGCAACTTGGCCAAGCGTTTGGTCAACACCACTTATGAAGCGCTGGTCGCAGGCATTCACGCCGTCAAGCCCGGCGCTACGCTCGGTGATGTCGGCCACGCCATTCAAACCGTGGCACAGCGCGAACGCTTTTCCATCGTGCGCGAGTACTGCGGTCACGGCATCGGCAAGGTCTACCACGACGAACCGCAGGTGCTGCACTTTGGCACGCCCGGCCAAGGCTTGGTGCTTGAACCCGGCATGATCTTCACGATTGAGCCCATGCTTAACGCTGGCAAGGCCGCGACGCGCGAGCTGGCAGACGGCTGGACCGTTATCACCAATGACAAATCGCTGTCTGCCCAATGGGAGCACATGGTGGTGGTGACTGACACCGGCTTTGATTTGCTGACAGCTTGGCCAGAAGGCACAGGCAGCTACCCCGCCATTTAA
- a CDS encoding multidrug efflux SMR transporter, with product MQNYLYLGLAIVCEVIATSFLAKSDGFTKLLPTAVALVGYGISFYLLALTLRVVPTGIAYAIWSGVGIVLVSAVAYFWQGQKLDAPALAGMAMIVGGVLVINLFSKTVGH from the coding sequence ATGCAAAACTACCTGTATCTGGGCCTGGCCATCGTCTGCGAGGTGATTGCCACCTCGTTTTTGGCCAAGTCTGATGGCTTTACCAAGCTGCTGCCCACAGCTGTGGCACTGGTCGGCTACGGCATCTCGTTTTACCTGCTGGCGCTCACTCTGCGCGTGGTGCCCACGGGGATTGCCTATGCCATTTGGTCAGGCGTGGGCATTGTGCTGGTCTCCGCCGTGGCTTATTTCTGGCAAGGCCAGAAGCTCGACGCCCCCGCTCTAGCCGGCATGGCCATGATTGTGGGCGGCGTGCTGGTGATCAATCTGTTCTCAAAAACAGTCGGTCATTGA
- a CDS encoding alpha/beta hydrolase, with the protein MNTLPLTYLERPAQAAQGQPVWLLVLMHGVGSNEQDLFGLAPYVPPQFHVISLRAPFAMGMGAYAWFQFTVDADGTRHINVPQEQQARTLVQQTVEQAAAQLNIPPERVVVGGFSQGGIMSLSQLLTQPQTLRAALIWHSRLLPEIAAQHAPAAAFAGKSAWVSHGTYDNVIPLTSAHAIRDKLGALPLQLNYHEYPGAHEIRPEELKASMQWLQDLSQLVQDYDADQ; encoded by the coding sequence ATGAATACACTGCCTTTGACCTATCTGGAACGTCCCGCTCAAGCTGCTCAAGGACAGCCGGTGTGGCTGTTGGTGCTCATGCATGGCGTAGGCAGCAATGAGCAGGACTTGTTCGGTCTGGCCCCCTATGTGCCGCCTCAGTTTCACGTCATCAGCCTGCGTGCGCCTTTTGCCATGGGCATGGGCGCTTATGCGTGGTTTCAGTTCACGGTCGATGCTGATGGCACGCGCCACATCAACGTGCCGCAAGAGCAGCAGGCGCGCACGCTGGTGCAGCAAACGGTAGAGCAGGCTGCGGCACAGCTCAATATTCCGCCCGAGCGCGTAGTGGTGGGAGGCTTTAGCCAAGGCGGCATCATGAGCCTGAGCCAGCTGCTGACCCAGCCGCAAACGCTGCGCGCCGCACTCATCTGGCACAGCCGCTTGCTGCCTGAAATTGCAGCGCAACACGCACCGGCAGCTGCGTTTGCGGGCAAGTCAGCTTGGGTGAGTCACGGCACTTATGACAATGTGATTCCGCTGACCAGCGCTCACGCTATTCGCGACAAGCTGGGCGCATTGCCTTTGCAACTGAACTATCACGAGTACCCCGGTGCGCATGAAATTCGCCCCGAGGAACTCAAGGCCAGCATGCAGTGGCTGCAGGATTTATCGCAGCTTGTGCAGGACTACGACGCTGATCAATGA
- the arfB gene encoding alternative ribosome rescue aminoacyl-tRNA hydrolase ArfB gives MTTSSTFVLTEADVQWTAIRSQGPGGQNVNKVASAVHLRFDIRASRLPEDVQQRLLALGDSRITTEGVLVIKAQKYRTQEHNLWDGLERLNALVATVAKPPRPRKATKPTWGSQQRRLQGKNLRSGVKALRGKVQD, from the coding sequence GTGACGACCTCTTCCACCTTTGTGCTGACCGAGGCCGATGTGCAGTGGACGGCGATTCGCTCCCAAGGCCCGGGCGGCCAAAACGTCAACAAGGTGGCCAGCGCCGTGCACCTGCGCTTTGACATTCGCGCCTCGCGCCTGCCTGAAGATGTGCAGCAGCGCCTGCTGGCGCTGGGTGATTCGCGCATCACCACCGAAGGCGTCTTGGTCATCAAGGCGCAAAAGTACCGCACGCAAGAGCACAACCTGTGGGATGGCTTGGAGCGCCTGAACGCACTGGTGGCAACGGTGGCCAAGCCGCCACGCCCGCGCAAGGCCACCAAGCCGACTTGGGGCTCGCAGCAAAGACGGCTGCAGGGTAAGAACTTGCGCTCTGGCGTCAAGGCACTGCGTGGGAAGGTTCAGGATTGA
- a CDS encoding alpha/beta fold hydrolase, translated as MQEVAESVGESTYSLDQNSQELGLALSALMAQLQDRARRVFTPISADEGSGQMVWHGWQPPDGVTRRERPLVMLHGGSGSWTHWLRVIEPLTAAGYSLWLPDLPGFGGSDRVPGGTDADTMLQPLAYGIEQILGGASSEPVCDLVGFSFGGMTAGMLAAAHPELAQRLLLVGAPGMGMTEGRTVRLKGWRHLPGLEAQMQAHHHNIAQLMLHDAALIDDETLTLHALNVARDRLGRRRLSRTNVLAQALSRLNIPVAAIYGRYDPLYVGHLPALHELMQRQCAKPLHWQVMEDAGHWAQHENPAQFCAALQRALP; from the coding sequence ATGCAAGAGGTTGCTGAATCAGTGGGTGAGAGCACTTACTCTTTAGACCAGAACTCGCAAGAGCTGGGGCTGGCTTTGTCTGCCTTGATGGCCCAGTTGCAAGATCGTGCTCGGCGGGTGTTTACGCCCATTAGCGCAGATGAAGGCAGCGGCCAGATGGTTTGGCATGGCTGGCAACCCCCAGATGGTGTGACCCGGCGTGAACGGCCTTTGGTAATGCTGCATGGCGGTAGCGGCAGCTGGACCCATTGGCTGCGCGTGATTGAGCCTTTGACTGCTGCGGGCTATAGCCTGTGGCTGCCTGATTTACCCGGTTTTGGCGGCTCTGATCGTGTGCCCGGCGGCACAGATGCGGACACTATGCTGCAGCCACTGGCCTATGGCATTGAGCAAATCCTGGGCGGCGCAAGCAGTGAGCCTGTCTGCGATTTGGTGGGCTTTTCTTTTGGCGGCATGACGGCCGGCATGTTGGCTGCCGCCCACCCTGAGCTTGCACAGCGCTTGCTGCTGGTGGGTGCGCCGGGTATGGGCATGACCGAGGGACGCACTGTGCGCCTTAAAGGCTGGCGTCATCTGCCAGGGCTTGAGGCGCAGATGCAGGCGCATCACCACAATATTGCGCAATTGATGCTGCATGACGCGGCGCTGATTGATGATGAAACCCTGACGCTGCATGCGCTTAACGTAGCGCGCGACCGTCTAGGGCGCAGGCGCTTGTCGCGCACCAATGTGCTGGCGCAGGCGCTGAGCCGTTTAAACATTCCTGTCGCTGCTATTTATGGGCGGTATGACCCGCTGTATGTCGGCCACCTGCCAGCGTTGCATGAATTGATGCAGCGCCAATGCGCGAAGCCGCTGCATTGGCAGGTCATGGAGGACGCTGGGCACTGGGCGCAGCATGAAAACCCTGCGCAGTTTTGCGCTGCCCTGCAGCGAGCCTTACCGTGA
- the aroQ gene encoding type II 3-dehydroquinate dehydratase produces MKTVYVLNGPNLNLLGMREPAIYGSSTLADVQMLCEAACQRHALALEFRQSNHEGELVDWVHEAGRLQAKGELAAVIMNAGAYTHTSVAILDAIKGTGVPLVELHISNVHARESFRHHSYLSAAARAVICGFGVAGYGLAIDAVAQW; encoded by the coding sequence GTGAAAACCGTTTACGTCCTCAATGGCCCCAATCTCAATTTGCTAGGTATGCGCGAGCCCGCTATCTACGGCTCGTCCACGCTCGCTGATGTGCAAATGCTTTGCGAAGCTGCTTGCCAGCGTCACGCTTTGGCTCTGGAGTTTCGTCAAAGCAATCACGAAGGCGAGTTGGTGGATTGGGTGCATGAGGCCGGACGTTTGCAGGCCAAGGGCGAGCTGGCCGCGGTCATCATGAATGCCGGTGCTTACACCCACACCAGCGTGGCGATTTTGGATGCTATCAAGGGTACGGGCGTGCCGCTGGTGGAGCTGCATATCAGCAATGTGCATGCGCGTGAGAGCTTTCGCCATCACTCCTATCTGTCTGCCGCCGCTCGCGCCGTGATATGCGGCTTTGGCGTGGCCGGCTATGGCTTGGCCATTGATGCGGTGGCGCAGTGGTGA
- a CDS encoding glutamine--tRNA ligase/YqeY domain fusion protein produces the protein MSSADASKSNNAAPEAVKPTNFLRQIIESDLDKGTYATRHWGGTPGDAQHHQSGQVDQAKIRTRFPPEPNGYLHIGHAKSICLNFGLARDFDGVCHLRFDDTNPEKEEQEYVDSIIDSVKWLGFDWKDANGSDNLYFASNYFDFMHRCAVHLIEQGVAYVDEQSADDMKANRGDFTRAGVNSPFRDRSVAENLQRFADMKDGKLADGSAVLRAKIDMAAPNINLRDPAIYRVRHAEHHNTGNQWCIYPMYTFAHPIEDALEHITHSICTLEFEDQRPFYNWLLDHLREGGLIDSPQPRQYEFSRLNLTYVITSKRKLKHLVDNNLVTGWDDPRMPTVVGLRRRGYTPASIRNFCDRIGVTKDYAWIDYGTLDGCLREDLENQAHRAMVVLDPVKLELTNWAEVFGSADYLEPCNLPALPHPVDGEPVAERHFSIGREVWIEREDFVEEPPKGYKRLFPGNKVRLKGGYVIECTGCEKDADGHITKVLATVVPDTKSGTPGADTVKVKAAITWVGVSDGLQAEVRLYDRLFTDAQPDAGGKDFLTLLNPGSLKVVTAYVEPSLKAAKPDDKFQFERFGYFVADRKDHSTDKPVFNKITGLKDSWGK, from the coding sequence ATGAGCTCTGCTGACGCCTCCAAATCCAACAATGCCGCCCCTGAGGCGGTCAAGCCCACCAACTTCCTGCGCCAGATCATTGAATCCGATCTGGACAAGGGCACCTATGCCACCCGCCATTGGGGCGGTACGCCCGGTGATGCCCAGCACCACCAAAGCGGTCAGGTCGATCAGGCCAAGATCCGCACGCGCTTTCCGCCAGAGCCCAATGGCTACCTGCACATTGGTCACGCCAAGTCCATCTGCCTGAACTTTGGTCTGGCGCGCGACTTTGATGGTGTCTGCCACCTGCGCTTTGACGATACCAACCCTGAAAAAGAAGAGCAGGAATACGTTGACAGCATCATTGATTCTGTCAAATGGCTGGGCTTTGACTGGAAAGATGCCAACGGCAGCGACAACCTGTACTTTGCCAGCAACTATTTCGACTTCATGCACCGCTGCGCGGTCCACCTGATCGAGCAAGGCGTGGCTTACGTGGACGAGCAGTCCGCCGACGATATGAAGGCCAACCGCGGCGATTTCACCCGCGCCGGCGTGAACAGCCCCTTCCGCGACCGTAGCGTGGCAGAAAACCTGCAGCGCTTTGCCGACATGAAAGATGGCAAGCTGGCTGATGGCTCCGCCGTGCTGCGCGCCAAGATTGACATGGCTGCGCCCAATATCAACCTGCGTGACCCCGCCATTTACCGCGTGCGCCATGCAGAGCACCACAACACTGGCAACCAATGGTGCATCTACCCCATGTACACCTTTGCGCACCCCATTGAGGATGCGCTGGAGCACATCACCCACTCCATCTGCACGCTGGAGTTTGAGGATCAGCGCCCGTTCTACAACTGGTTGCTCGACCACCTGCGCGAAGGCGGCTTGATTGACTCGCCACAGCCTCGCCAGTACGAGTTCTCTCGCCTGAACCTGACTTACGTCATCACCAGCAAGCGCAAGCTCAAGCATCTGGTGGACAACAACCTTGTCACCGGCTGGGACGATCCCCGTATGCCCACCGTGGTCGGCCTGCGCCGCCGCGGCTACACGCCCGCCTCCATCCGCAACTTCTGCGACCGCATTGGCGTGACCAAGGATTACGCCTGGATCGACTACGGCACGCTGGACGGCTGCTTGCGCGAAGATCTGGAAAACCAAGCTCACCGCGCCATGGTGGTGCTGGACCCGGTCAAGCTCGAACTCACTAACTGGGCTGAAGTGTTTGGCAGCGCCGATTATCTGGAGCCTTGCAACCTGCCTGCCCTGCCCCACCCTGTGGACGGCGAGCCTGTGGCCGAACGCCACTTCAGCATTGGCCGTGAGGTATGGATTGAGCGCGAAGACTTTGTCGAAGAGCCACCCAAAGGCTACAAGCGCCTGTTCCCCGGCAACAAGGTACGCCTGAAGGGCGGCTATGTGATCGAGTGCACCGGCTGCGAAAAAGATGCCGACGGCCACATCACCAAGGTGCTGGCCACCGTGGTGCCCGACACCAAGAGCGGTACACCCGGTGCCGACACCGTCAAGGTCAAGGCCGCCATCACCTGGGTAGGCGTGAGCGACGGCCTGCAAGCTGAAGTGCGCCTGTACGACCGCCTGTTCACCGACGCCCAGCCTGATGCAGGCGGCAAGGACTTCCTCACGCTGCTGAACCCCGGCAGCCTGAAGGTGGTCACGGCCTATGTGGAGCCATCGCTGAAGGCTGCGAAGCCGGACGACAAGTTCCAGTTCGAGCGCTTTGGTTACTTTGTGGCGGACCGCAAGGACCACAGCACCGACAAGCCCGTGTTCAACAAGATCACAGGGCTCAAGGACAGCTGGGGTAAATAA
- a CDS encoding YdgA family protein, with translation MNKKAGIAIAAAVAVVTAGALGTSYYMGGKLQQSFTEGIAKGNDYGIKIQITSYERGAFSSTAKTVWTLDDSDEPTQFTAEHKINHGPLPLGHAAEIHTRFNLPDDAEPAIKTALNGRSPLEIATKVGWGRSSSNVMTSPAVVTRVNESDMNWGGMKIAWDMPADLKGAKGTGSFEGLEFKDAEGSVAMGKADIRFDNKQPEGQKFWTGPFVLNIAKFTASKTEDGKTSASQVEGISMDSDTRLLGDVVEMTLKTGVKSAKLEDKQADDILLDLAINNVDTGWINHVMDLSKRMKSQRSEAAQGEQAGSDEDEMSNGDLRDAMLKNLIQALARKPSVEIKRLSMRTPEGVSEFSAAVQYVGDGKKMGNLLKDLKVSVKADMPKPLMESLMQSRKRASLIAHLDDENDYKSEEIDSAAKFQTQGSLELLTKEGIFEDKDGKIRTDIVFANGEIQANGKPLSPEGTAMLMTEAIE, from the coding sequence ATGAACAAGAAAGCAGGCATAGCTATTGCAGCAGCAGTGGCCGTGGTCACAGCAGGCGCTCTGGGCACTAGCTATTACATGGGCGGCAAGCTGCAGCAAAGCTTTACCGAAGGCATTGCCAAGGGCAACGATTACGGCATCAAAATTCAGATCACCAGCTATGAACGCGGAGCTTTCTCCTCCACCGCCAAGACGGTCTGGACGCTGGATGACAGTGACGAACCCACCCAGTTCACGGCCGAGCACAAAATCAACCACGGCCCCTTGCCTTTAGGCCATGCAGCCGAAATTCATACCCGCTTTAACCTGCCCGATGATGCTGAGCCCGCGATCAAGACCGCGCTCAATGGCCGCTCGCCACTGGAGATTGCCACCAAGGTTGGCTGGGGCCGCAGCAGCTCTAACGTGATGACTTCACCCGCTGTAGTCACCCGAGTCAACGAGAGCGACATGAACTGGGGCGGCATGAAGATCGCATGGGACATGCCTGCCGATCTGAAGGGCGCCAAGGGCACGGGTAGTTTTGAAGGGCTGGAGTTCAAAGATGCTGAAGGTAGCGTTGCCATGGGCAAGGCCGACATACGCTTTGACAACAAGCAACCCGAAGGCCAGAAGTTCTGGACCGGCCCGTTTGTTTTGAACATTGCCAAATTTACCGCCAGCAAGACCGAAGATGGCAAAACCTCAGCCAGCCAGGTTGAAGGCATCAGCATGGATTCGGACACCCGACTTTTGGGTGACGTGGTGGAAATGACGCTCAAGACAGGTGTTAAAAGTGCCAAGCTCGAAGACAAGCAAGCCGACGACATCTTGCTGGATTTAGCCATCAACAATGTAGATACCGGCTGGATTAACCACGTAATGGATTTGAGCAAGCGCATGAAATCGCAGCGCTCCGAGGCAGCGCAAGGCGAGCAAGCGGGTAGCGACGAGGACGAAATGTCCAACGGCGACTTGCGCGATGCCATGCTCAAAAACCTGATACAGGCGCTGGCACGCAAGCCATCCGTTGAAATCAAGCGCTTATCTATGCGCACTCCTGAAGGGGTGAGCGAGTTTTCGGCAGCCGTTCAGTATGTCGGTGACGGAAAAAAAATGGGCAATCTGCTCAAGGACCTGAAGGTGAGCGTCAAGGCCGATATGCCAAAGCCCCTGATGGAAAGCCTGATGCAATCGCGCAAGCGCGCCAGCCTGATCGCTCATCTGGATGATGAAAACGATTACAAGTCAGAAGAAATTGACTCCGCTGCCAAATTCCAAACTCAGGGCAGCCTAGAGTTGCTGACGAAAGAAGGCATCTTTGAAGACAAGGACGGCAAGATTCGCACCGACATTGTTTTTGCCAACGGTGAAATTCAGGCCAACGGCAAACCGCTGAGCCCAGAAGGCACCGCCATGCTGATGACCGAGGCCATAGAGTAA
- a CDS encoding peptidoglycan DD-metalloendopeptidase family protein: MNISTALERRRLLQWMSLTAGMASAPAWAVNAAQGVSSIRPQDSRVPGGIARLSLGPAATRPQLSYNDAPALVLGDMIEWTALIGIPLSTTPGEYTLPVEMDGQLRNKQLTVQNKKYVEQRLTVSPKTVDLSPEDNARYEREAAHLKTVMASLSQPFPIATNLQMQVPVPGRRSSSFGLRRIFNGQPRNPHSGMDIAAATGTPIRAPLPGKVIDVGDYFFNGGTVWLDHGGGLLSMYCHLSQMGCKVGDMLKTGDVFCKVGATGRVTGPHLHWGVMLNRAMVDPALFL; the protein is encoded by the coding sequence ATGAACATCAGTACCGCTCTTGAACGTCGCCGCCTTCTGCAATGGATGAGCTTGACGGCAGGCATGGCCAGCGCCCCTGCCTGGGCAGTCAATGCCGCACAAGGCGTCAGTTCCATCAGACCCCAGGACAGCCGCGTGCCCGGTGGGATTGCCCGCCTCTCGCTCGGCCCTGCAGCGACTCGCCCCCAATTGAGCTATAACGATGCGCCTGCATTGGTACTTGGAGACATGATTGAATGGACGGCGCTGATCGGCATCCCCTTATCGACGACTCCGGGCGAGTACACCCTGCCTGTCGAAATGGATGGTCAGCTGCGCAACAAGCAACTGACGGTGCAAAACAAAAAGTATGTGGAGCAACGCCTCACGGTCTCTCCTAAGACCGTAGACCTATCCCCCGAAGACAACGCCCGCTATGAACGTGAGGCGGCTCACCTTAAGACCGTGATGGCTAGCCTGAGTCAACCGTTCCCTATCGCAACCAACCTGCAAATGCAGGTGCCTGTGCCCGGCCGACGCTCCAGCAGCTTTGGACTGCGCCGCATCTTCAACGGCCAGCCGCGCAATCCGCACAGCGGCATGGACATTGCCGCAGCAACAGGTACACCCATCAGGGCGCCGTTGCCCGGGAAAGTCATTGATGTAGGCGACTATTTTTTCAACGGCGGAACCGTCTGGCTAGACCATGGCGGCGGCCTGCTCAGCATGTACTGCCACCTCAGCCAAATGGGCTGCAAAGTAGGAGACATGCTGAAAACAGGCGACGTCTTTTGCAAGGTCGGCGCCACAGGTCGCGTCACAGGCCCCCACTTGCATTGGGGCGTGATGCTTAATCGCGCCATGGTCGATCCGGCTTTGTTTCTTTAA
- a CDS encoding DUF2242 domain-containing protein, which translates to MRFGGVALSVKNFLNLGLASLLVGLLSGCAITKTAHEPLDETFDSSSTFSRGFDATPAQTCEAARRALLSQGYIATARTQELVEGRKNFQPNVDTNLEINFRVVCVPQTSDGQVSLGFATALQDRYTLKKSATSASVGVSALGSLSLPFSSTSDSLVKIGSETIAKRSFYDSFFELLESYLKQDKETP; encoded by the coding sequence GTGCGCTTTGGTGGAGTTGCTTTGTCTGTAAAGAATTTTTTGAATCTGGGTCTTGCTAGCCTGTTGGTGGGGCTGCTGAGTGGCTGCGCTATTACCAAAACCGCGCATGAACCGCTGGATGAGACTTTTGACTCTAGTTCTACTTTTTCTCGAGGCTTTGATGCAACCCCTGCGCAGACTTGCGAGGCGGCGCGCCGGGCTTTGCTCAGTCAGGGCTATATCGCGACAGCGAGGACGCAGGAGCTGGTCGAAGGGCGCAAAAACTTTCAGCCCAATGTGGATACGAATCTAGAAATCAACTTCCGTGTGGTCTGTGTGCCGCAGACCAGTGATGGGCAGGTGAGCTTAGGTTTTGCAACGGCGCTGCAAGATCGCTATACGCTGAAAAAAAGTGCGACCTCTGCGAGCGTGGGCGTCAGCGCTTTGGGCTCGCTGTCTTTGCCGTTTTCTTCGACCTCTGACTCGTTGGTCAAGATTGGTAGCGAGACCATTGCCAAACGTAGCTTCTATGACAGCTTTTTTGAGCTGTTAGAAAGCTATCTCAAGCAAGATAAAGAAACGCCTTGA